In one window of uncultured Acetobacteroides sp. DNA:
- a CDS encoding LytTR family DNA-binding domain-containing protein, with the protein MKLSCIIIEDEPPAITKMEGFIAKIPFLELRGSFEDALSGMQHMKADKVDVLFLDIQMEQLTGIQLLEALSVKPYVIITTAYADYALKGYELRVFDYLLKPYSFERFLDAVNKAYDDALAKQMSPDTAANIFVKTEYRLENIQVEDILWIEGMKEYLQIVTPYKRIMTKQSFATMLGQLPSNKFVQVHKSWVVAKTKIESIERNRIKIKDNMIPIGDAFRDNFYAFISHSGH; encoded by the coding sequence ATGAAATTGTCGTGCATTATTATCGAAGACGAACCGCCTGCCATTACCAAGATGGAAGGCTTTATTGCTAAAATACCTTTTCTGGAGCTGCGTGGCAGCTTTGAAGATGCCCTCTCGGGGATGCAGCATATGAAAGCGGATAAGGTTGATGTTCTTTTTCTCGATATTCAGATGGAGCAGCTTACCGGTATCCAGCTGCTGGAAGCGTTATCGGTAAAACCTTACGTCATCATTACTACCGCGTATGCCGATTACGCGCTGAAGGGCTATGAGCTTCGGGTGTTTGATTACCTGTTGAAACCATATTCGTTTGAACGTTTTTTGGATGCCGTGAACAAAGCTTATGACGATGCGCTGGCAAAGCAAATGAGCCCGGATACAGCTGCTAATATTTTTGTAAAAACCGAATACCGGCTCGAAAATATCCAGGTTGAAGATATCCTTTGGATTGAAGGAATGAAGGAGTACCTGCAAATTGTAACGCCGTATAAAAGGATTATGACCAAACAAAGCTTCGCTACAATGCTTGGTCAATTACCTTCCAATAAGTTTGTCCAGGTCCATAAATCATGGGTTGTAGCTAAAACGAAGATTGAATCGATAGAGCGCAACCGCATAAAGATTAAGGATAACATGATTCCGATAGGGGATGCTTTCCGGGATAATTTTTATGCGTTTATAAGCCATTCGGGCCATTGA
- a CDS encoding sensor histidine kinase has product MLFARKGTGREGRIKLIEAMKLALKILIHGIFWTVFGAFSVVLAMLYSSIADFDGITLLIPHLALNFIWAAVIFYLFYGYFIRYFEQRQLVRYLIYSLILTVLVSFVFLVAHWVIAPHFKVQRFSVFGLPVVGTFIIAQSGSLVRGFENWFTNIKVKAELENRNLKNELEVLKSQINPHFLFNTLNNIDSFIHSAPDEASKALITLSDMMRYMVYETRPEKVPLTKEVEYVQNYIRLQQIRFKKPEYVKYSFPCDCSSYELAPMLFIPFVENAFKYSANKGIVPVIDISLQCDGKQLHFVCRNYFNDEVSQHERSGGVGLENVKRRLALLYPGKYQLHVSKENHIFSVDLSILLS; this is encoded by the coding sequence ATGCTTTTTGCCCGGAAGGGTACTGGGCGAGAAGGAAGAATTAAGCTTATCGAGGCAATGAAGCTGGCTTTAAAAATATTGATTCACGGCATTTTCTGGACGGTATTTGGGGCGTTCTCCGTAGTGTTGGCTATGTTATACTCTAGTATTGCCGATTTTGACGGAATTACTTTGTTAATCCCGCATTTGGCCTTAAATTTTATATGGGCGGCTGTTATCTTTTATCTGTTCTACGGGTATTTTATTCGTTATTTCGAGCAGCGGCAATTGGTTCGTTATCTCATTTATTCGTTGATATTAACGGTTTTGGTGTCGTTTGTCTTCCTCGTTGCCCATTGGGTTATTGCACCTCATTTTAAGGTACAGCGATTTAGTGTTTTCGGGCTTCCAGTTGTCGGCACTTTTATCATTGCCCAAAGCGGAAGCCTGGTGAGAGGCTTTGAGAATTGGTTTACCAACATCAAGGTGAAAGCAGAACTGGAAAACCGTAACCTGAAAAATGAGCTGGAAGTCCTTAAATCACAAATTAATCCTCATTTTCTCTTCAATACACTCAACAATATCGATTCGTTTATACACAGTGCCCCCGATGAGGCGTCGAAGGCGCTTATAACGCTGTCGGATATGATGCGGTACATGGTTTACGAAACACGACCGGAAAAAGTGCCGTTAACCAAAGAGGTCGAATATGTACAGAATTACATCCGGCTTCAACAGATCCGGTTTAAGAAGCCAGAATATGTAAAATATTCATTTCCTTGTGATTGTTCTAGCTATGAGCTGGCCCCCATGCTGTTCATCCCGTTTGTTGAAAACGCTTTTAAGTATTCTGCGAATAAGGGGATCGTGCCGGTTATCGATATCTCTTTACAATGTGACGGGAAGCAGCTGCATTTTGTTTGCCGGAATTATTTTAATGATGAGGTTTCCCAGCACGAAAGATCGGGAGGAGTGGGGCTTGAGAATGTAAAACGCCGGCTTGCACTTCTTTATCCGGGAAAGTATCAGCTCCATGTTTCGAAGGAAAACCATATCTTTAGCGTTGACCTAAGCATCCTGCTCTCATGA
- a CDS encoding DUF6463 family protein, which translates to MKILKKVTNGILLVIIGIMHTQCALSAGGFGKQFHGFAQSGFFKISRGLEEFPAMTGRTNFETFAAFWFFYFGILVIPLGLLVHSMERKGIALPYSFTISYLIIVLIGSYMIPCSGMTYFMLPQAVYMLISNYVKARKSQMSNS; encoded by the coding sequence ATGAAAATACTAAAGAAAGTAACTAACGGGATATTGCTTGTAATCATTGGGATCATGCATACCCAGTGCGCTTTGTCGGCTGGTGGTTTTGGCAAGCAATTTCACGGATTTGCCCAATCGGGTTTTTTTAAAATAAGCAGAGGATTGGAAGAATTTCCTGCAATGACAGGACGTACAAATTTTGAAACGTTTGCCGCTTTTTGGTTCTTTTATTTTGGCATACTAGTCATTCCATTAGGTTTGTTGGTGCACTCAATGGAAAGGAAGGGGATTGCCTTGCCCTATAGCTTTACCATATCCTACTTAATTATCGTACTAATTGGCAGCTACATGATTCCTTGTTCGGGAATGACGTATTTTATGTTGCCACAGGCGGTTTACATGCTGATAAGTAATTATGTAAAAGCTCGGAAAAGTCAAATGTCAAATTCTTGA
- a CDS encoding DUF2867 domain-containing protein, translating into MNALKIATPEKSLMRDCFTTIHYSDSFSGEIISRQPIQVTSIARYLLNYNPTWLVWLYKVRNCLVRPLGLQTGEEVEQPVLAIRKGERAGFFDVQEVTDEEVLLYASDKHLSASLSFRLEIQPYKYKVTVTTKVCYHNFWGRVYFFVVKPFHILIIKSMITSITNEFSEK; encoded by the coding sequence ATGAATGCTTTAAAAATAGCCACTCCCGAGAAATCGTTGATGCGGGATTGTTTTACGACGATACATTATTCTGATAGCTTTTCAGGAGAAATTATTTCCCGGCAACCCATACAAGTGACCAGTATTGCCCGTTATCTGCTGAATTATAATCCAACCTGGCTGGTTTGGCTTTATAAAGTGCGCAATTGCTTGGTTCGTCCGTTGGGTTTGCAAACCGGAGAAGAGGTGGAACAGCCTGTTTTGGCTATCCGAAAAGGTGAAAGAGCCGGTTTTTTTGATGTGCAGGAAGTAACCGACGAAGAGGTCTTGCTCTATGCTAGCGATAAGCATCTCTCGGCCAGCTTGTCTTTTAGGTTGGAGATACAACCTTATAAATATAAGGTGACAGTTACAACCAAGGTGTGCTATCATAACTTCTGGGGACGTGTCTATTTTTTCGTAGTAAAACCTTTTCATATTCTCATTATCAAATCGATGATAACTAGCATAACCAATGAATTTTCTGAAAAATAA
- a CDS encoding flavodoxin family protein gives MKKVIAINGSPRKNGNTATLLNHALEGAKSAGAETEIIHLYDLNYKGCISCFACKLKNKKLINQCSMQDELTPILEKVMKCDVLIMGSPIYVYNISGALQAFKERLEYMNLSYDLNDRNQFKGQINVGMIYTMGISIDSMIQKNMDSMFKLHAALGSSVFNGKWEYMTANQTTIFKNPSRYVISDEIEKKQNVAREIQFPIDCKNAFEMGKNLVELYK, from the coding sequence ATGAAAAAGGTTATAGCAATAAATGGAAGCCCTCGGAAAAATGGAAATACGGCAACATTACTGAATCATGCTCTTGAAGGAGCAAAATCAGCTGGAGCAGAAACAGAAATAATACATTTATACGATTTGAATTATAAAGGATGTATCAGTTGTTTTGCCTGTAAATTAAAAAACAAAAAGTTAATTAATCAGTGCAGCATGCAGGATGAATTGACACCAATACTTGAAAAAGTAATGAAGTGTGATGTTTTAATAATGGGTTCACCCATTTACGTATACAATATATCTGGGGCATTACAGGCTTTTAAGGAGCGTTTAGAGTACATGAACTTGTCTTATGATCTTAATGATAGGAATCAATTTAAAGGACAAATTAATGTTGGCATGATTTATACAATGGGGATTTCTATTGACTCAATGATTCAAAAAAATATGGACTCTATGTTCAAGTTGCATGCTGCATTGGGTAGCTCAGTTTTTAATGGTAAATGGGAGTATATGACTGCAAATCAAACAACCATATTTAAAAACCCATCAAGATATGTAATTAGCGATGAAATTGAAAAGAAGCAGAACGTTGCACGAGAAATACAATTTCCAATTGATTGCAAAAATGCTTTTGAAATGGGTAAAAATCTTGTTGAATTGTACAAATGA
- a CDS encoding helix-turn-helix domain-containing protein, with amino-acid sequence MNDSDKQLHSGNEDKEKCKKKMIAIRDSLDVLYGKWKIPIIAAVYYGNKRFKDIKNEIPGLTDKSLAKELKEMVGDGLLARVTIDAFPPLVQYELTEYSESLKPVIDALFEWGFKHRKKMLE; translated from the coding sequence ATGAATGATTCAGATAAACAATTACACTCAGGTAACGAAGACAAGGAAAAATGTAAAAAAAAAATGATTGCTATTAGAGATTCGCTTGATGTACTTTATGGAAAATGGAAGATTCCAATCATTGCAGCGGTGTATTATGGAAATAAGCGATTTAAAGACATTAAGAATGAGATTCCAGGATTAACAGATAAAAGTTTAGCTAAAGAATTAAAAGAAATGGTTGGAGATGGACTATTAGCACGTGTTACAATTGACGCGTTTCCCCCTCTTGTTCAATATGAATTGACTGAGTATTCTGAATCGCTGAAACCTGTAATTGATGCACTATTTGAATGGGGATTTAAACATCGAAAAAAGATGTTAGAATAA
- a CDS encoding AraC family transcriptional regulator — MKKYISSTPVHRLSYYDLTLITEGTEKITLNQHQMCIVPGCIACSVPGDVWGWQADSSLEGYALVFEKEFLLSFFNDRHFLEKFHYLNREHRSPFLRLEGELLGQVEKLFVQIRAEVKSYVENEDHVLRALVYLVLGLLERASIADEESSLSSSEYIMNRHVAAFAELVEANFKTNREVNFYANQLCITSNYLNKITHQILGVNAKTYILKKVIQEAKNSLAYTTLSIEEISEEFGFNNSSYFIRLFYKYAGVTPKHYRINYTS, encoded by the coding sequence ATGAAAAAATATATCAGCAGTACTCCCGTACATCGGCTGTCGTACTATGATCTGACATTGATTACCGAAGGCACCGAGAAAATCACGCTCAACCAGCACCAAATGTGTATTGTTCCGGGATGTATCGCCTGCTCGGTACCTGGAGATGTGTGGGGGTGGCAAGCTGACAGCTCGCTTGAAGGATATGCCCTTGTGTTTGAAAAAGAGTTTCTCCTTTCCTTTTTCAATGACCGTCATTTTCTAGAAAAATTCCATTACCTCAACAGAGAGCATAGATCCCCCTTTTTAAGATTGGAAGGTGAGCTCCTTGGCCAGGTCGAAAAGCTATTCGTGCAGATAAGAGCTGAAGTGAAGTCGTATGTTGAGAATGAAGATCATGTACTTAGAGCATTGGTTTATTTGGTGCTCGGATTACTAGAGCGTGCGAGTATTGCTGATGAGGAGTCCTCACTTTCGAGCAGCGAATATATCATGAATAGGCATGTGGCCGCATTTGCGGAGCTTGTTGAGGCTAATTTTAAGACAAACCGAGAGGTAAATTTCTATGCCAATCAACTCTGTATTACCTCAAATTATCTAAACAAGATAACCCATCAAATACTTGGAGTCAATGCTAAGACCTACATTCTAAAAAAGGTAATTCAAGAAGCTAAAAATTCTTTAGCCTATACCACCCTCTCCATAGAGGAAATCAGCGAAGAGTTTGGGTTCAATAACTCCTCTTACTTTATTCGATTATTCTATAAATATGCTGGGGTTACTCCAAAGCATTACCGGATTAATTATACGAGCTAA
- a CDS encoding nuclear transport factor 2 family protein, giving the protein MKENSKVAEAIIALEKAALDRWYKGDPYGYLEMYDEQDLSYFDPAKDKRLDGHSNMKAFYDSIKGLVHSEKYEILNPLVQVSKDTATLSYNLVAYVAKDVHRWNSSSVFRLNENNEWKVIHTHWSFVRPMDMTFDPDKQVV; this is encoded by the coding sequence ATGAAAGAAAATAGCAAAGTAGCAGAGGCCATAATTGCTTTGGAAAAAGCAGCCTTAGACAGATGGTATAAAGGCGATCCATATGGTTACCTCGAAATGTACGATGAGCAAGATCTCTCATATTTCGATCCTGCAAAAGATAAGAGGTTGGATGGACATTCAAATATGAAAGCCTTTTATGATAGTATTAAAGGATTGGTTCATTCGGAAAAGTATGAAATTTTGAACCCCCTCGTTCAAGTGTCCAAAGACACGGCTACCCTAAGCTACAACCTTGTTGCTTATGTAGCGAAAGATGTTCACCGCTGGAACTCATCCTCCGTGTTCAGGTTGAATGAAAACAACGAATGGAAGGTGATCCATACGCACTGGTCATTTGTACGCCCTATGGATATGACATTTGATCCGGATAAGCAAGTTGTTTAA
- a CDS encoding MmcQ/YjbR family DNA-binding protein, giving the protein MDIESFREYCLSLKGAHDKLPFQKASTEYDRNILVFSVITKWFCFVNVDNFDFCNLKCNPEESLMLQEQYKGITPGYHMNKKHWISVYFNSDIPDTKIKELVDKSYNLVVKSLSAKERNILNEEF; this is encoded by the coding sequence ATGGATATTGAAAGTTTTAGAGAATACTGCCTCTCGTTAAAGGGAGCACACGACAAGCTGCCATTTCAAAAGGCAAGCACGGAATATGACCGAAATATTCTTGTATTTTCCGTGATAACGAAGTGGTTCTGTTTTGTTAACGTCGATAATTTCGATTTTTGTAACCTAAAGTGCAACCCGGAAGAATCCTTGATGCTGCAGGAACAGTATAAAGGAATTACGCCAGGATATCATATGAATAAAAAGCACTGGATTAGTGTCTACTTTAATAGTGATATACCAGATACGAAGATCAAGGAGCTTGTTGATAAATCATACAACCTAGTTGTAAAGAGCCTTTCGGCAAAAGAAAGGAATATCCTTAACGAAGAATTCTAG
- a CDS encoding MmcQ/YjbR family DNA-binding protein, which translates to MDAETFREYCLKLPNTREAMPFEGFFHHSRSILVFYVKDKMFCFFDIDRFDSCTIKCSVNQIEELKDRYSAVGNPFNLSPKHWISIQLNADMPAELVMELVKSSYLLVAEGLARKTKEK; encoded by the coding sequence ATGGATGCTGAGACGTTCAGAGAATACTGCTTAAAGCTACCGAACACAAGGGAGGCAATGCCATTTGAAGGATTTTTTCATCATTCAAGATCAATTCTTGTCTTTTATGTAAAAGACAAAATGTTTTGCTTCTTTGACATAGATCGCTTCGATAGCTGTACAATAAAATGCAGTGTCAATCAGATAGAGGAGCTGAAAGATAGGTATAGCGCTGTTGGGAATCCCTTTAACCTCAGTCCAAAGCATTGGATTAGCATACAGCTTAATGCAGATATGCCAGCCGAATTGGTAATGGAGCTGGTTAAATCGTCGTACCTCCTGGTAGCGGAGGGCTTAGCAAGAAAAACTAAGGAGAAATAG
- a CDS encoding DUF5131 family protein, which yields MPVIWNPWHGCTKISEGCKNCYVFRGDKKWGIDSSQVSKTQNFDLPLKKNRNGEYKIPTGSRVWTCFTSDFFIEQADSWRPIVWQIIQKRKDLHFFIPTKRVYRIQQCLPEDWGEGYDNVTISCTVENQRQANLRLPEYKKLAIKHKSLLCEPLLESIDLEPWIGSWIELIVVGGESGGNARTCNFDWVRNIRAACVESGIPFWFKQTGANFVKEGIAYTIERKSQIAQAKKAGIDFDPT from the coding sequence ATGCCTGTAATTTGGAATCCTTGGCATGGATGCACAAAAATAAGTGAAGGCTGCAAGAACTGCTATGTTTTTCGCGGGGATAAAAAGTGGGGTATTGATAGCAGCCAGGTAAGTAAAACCCAGAACTTCGATCTCCCACTCAAAAAGAACAGAAATGGAGAGTACAAAATTCCAACAGGAAGCAGGGTGTGGACATGTTTTACATCCGATTTTTTTATAGAACAGGCGGATAGCTGGCGGCCAATAGTATGGCAAATTATACAGAAACGAAAGGATCTCCACTTTTTCATCCCAACTAAGAGGGTTTATCGAATTCAGCAATGCCTTCCCGAAGATTGGGGAGAGGGGTATGACAATGTAACAATTAGCTGTACCGTGGAGAATCAGCGACAGGCTAATCTTCGCCTTCCAGAATATAAAAAGCTAGCCATTAAGCATAAATCACTTCTTTGCGAACCCCTATTAGAATCAATAGATTTAGAGCCTTGGATAGGAAGCTGGATAGAGTTGATAGTAGTTGGTGGCGAATCTGGGGGTAACGCTCGCACATGCAACTTTGATTGGGTTAGAAATATTAGGGCAGCTTGCGTCGAAAGCGGAATACCTTTTTGGTTCAAGCAGACTGGTGCCAACTTTGTAAAAGAAGGCATCGCCTATACGATCGAAAGAAAATCTCAAATTGCACAAGCGAAAAAGGCTGGCATAGATTTCGATCCCACCTGA
- a CDS encoding WD40 repeat domain-containing protein, whose product MESWFKENKVVSISSVFSSFDHDDEICSIAVDTNSGKIKTLSVDGMLYIRDLNSKNIIQRIDCYNDLKLTNSRKLTLLPNSDILLYESTDSIIVGLNIKSKEIQFSIPNKNKHLFSNNVTSDGNYIIFCYSDANVEIFNTNNHKTKTCKISGTSAVTFINNNPNHWILAPESGGDSGCFIVVNDGKQTRIEKDFSFLYRHIVHCPSKDILICTSDDEVHFVSRVTYEVILAFKAFEDVIDYPPNLLTDIPCEISCICFVDDDHFLCASNFGQIKLFNIEIVEKCIYEESQRTFMTKWEKPNVERIFLFGAGASVYAGFPLGKSLIDFVLRSKSPDKKQYDIGDESNGIAWLLAYIVTSSEPCKLLDDPEKALSDLVTMYYGNKTFPQLGTEDLFLDYRYLSHCQLPIKVKRYSSLKSYYIEGSLPVEDEKRIKRYKEYLPKWLSLSNNKKKELLTSFSKKNNTSWYDIDLTIKVMNEKHLEFFSLQSLINAYMPAFIYHQRILRYTIKEGYESEYAKQIFKTKIDFDRFIDTVHGISQYFKEGDVIVTFNWDSFLEYVLSLYNLVNIPAVYGIGIAWDQEYLNVKKNCINKSPIYILKPHGSTSWMRYEEDTIRVKRNFNKKAEIYCNNLDNLFGWKIHSTFYPYDLEEYNTYDYEEKQLFAGSEPDYDDNFRTFQIMSPFYLKDYKRIPILNEIWNNTAQLLQEASEIYICGYSLPESDHHALDLIRSALSKNKECKIKIISKEPQESWLNLLKDINKKPESGGNFWFDKWMCKNRDF is encoded by the coding sequence ATGGAATCATGGTTTAAAGAAAACAAAGTCGTTAGCATTAGTTCAGTCTTTTCCTCATTTGATCACGATGATGAAATATGTTCTATTGCCGTAGATACTAATAGTGGTAAAATAAAAACACTATCTGTTGATGGTATGTTGTACATACGTGATTTAAATTCTAAAAATATCATTCAACGAATCGACTGTTATAATGACTTGAAATTAACCAATTCAAGAAAATTAACCTTGCTGCCAAATTCAGATATATTATTGTATGAAAGTACTGACAGTATAATTGTTGGGCTAAACATAAAATCTAAAGAGATACAATTCTCAATTCCCAATAAGAACAAACACCTATTTTCAAATAATGTTACATCAGATGGAAACTATATCATTTTCTGTTATTCAGACGCAAATGTAGAAATTTTTAACACTAACAACCACAAAACAAAAACCTGCAAAATTAGTGGAACAAGCGCCGTTACATTTATCAATAATAACCCAAATCATTGGATTCTAGCACCAGAATCTGGAGGAGATAGTGGATGCTTTATTGTAGTTAATGATGGAAAACAAACAAGAATTGAGAAAGATTTCAGTTTTTTGTATAGACATATTGTTCATTGTCCATCAAAAGATATATTGATATGTACTTCAGATGATGAAGTTCATTTTGTAAGTCGAGTAACCTATGAAGTTATTCTTGCATTTAAAGCTTTTGAAGATGTAATTGACTATCCTCCTAATTTACTGACTGATATCCCTTGTGAAATAAGTTGCATCTGTTTCGTAGATGACGACCATTTTTTGTGTGCTTCTAATTTTGGACAAATAAAACTGTTTAATATAGAGATTGTTGAGAAGTGTATTTATGAAGAATCTCAACGAACATTTATGACAAAATGGGAAAAACCGAATGTAGAAAGAATATTTCTTTTCGGAGCAGGAGCAAGTGTGTATGCAGGTTTTCCTTTGGGTAAATCCCTTATTGATTTTGTACTTCGTTCAAAGTCTCCAGATAAAAAACAATATGATATTGGAGATGAATCAAACGGGATTGCATGGTTACTTGCTTATATAGTTACATCATCAGAACCATGTAAACTTTTGGATGATCCTGAAAAAGCTTTATCAGATTTAGTTACAATGTATTATGGGAATAAAACTTTCCCACAACTAGGGACTGAAGACTTATTCCTTGATTATAGGTATCTATCACATTGTCAACTCCCCATCAAAGTAAAAAGATATTCTAGTCTAAAAAGTTATTACATTGAAGGTTCTTTACCAGTTGAAGATGAAAAAAGAATTAAAAGATATAAAGAATACCTACCCAAATGGCTTAGTTTAAGTAATAATAAAAAAAAAGAATTATTGACCTCTTTTTCTAAAAAAAATAATACATCATGGTATGATATAGACCTCACAATAAAAGTTATGAACGAAAAACATCTGGAATTTTTTTCATTACAAAGTCTTATTAATGCATATATGCCAGCTTTTATTTATCACCAAAGAATTCTACGTTATACAATAAAAGAAGGTTATGAAAGTGAATATGCAAAACAGATATTTAAAACTAAAATTGACTTTGATCGTTTTATTGATACAGTTCATGGAATTAGTCAATATTTTAAAGAAGGAGATGTAATTGTAACATTTAACTGGGATTCTTTTTTAGAATATGTCCTATCTCTTTATAATCTTGTAAATATTCCAGCTGTTTATGGAATTGGCATTGCATGGGATCAAGAATATTTAAATGTCAAAAAGAATTGTATAAATAAATCGCCCATATATATACTTAAACCTCACGGATCTACAAGTTGGATGAGATATGAAGAGGATACTATAAGAGTCAAAAGAAATTTCAATAAAAAAGCAGAAATATACTGCAACAATTTAGACAACCTTTTTGGATGGAAGATTCATTCAACATTTTACCCATATGACTTAGAGGAATACAATACTTATGATTATGAGGAAAAGCAACTTTTTGCAGGAAGCGAGCCAGACTATGACGATAACTTTCGAACTTTTCAGATTATGAGTCCATTTTACCTTAAAGATTATAAAAGAATACCCATCCTTAATGAAATTTGGAATAATACTGCCCAATTATTACAGGAAGCATCGGAAATATATATTTGTGGCTATAGTTTACCTGAATCAGATCATCATGCTTTAGATCTCATACGTTCAGCTCTTTCAAAAAACAAAGAATGTAAAATTAAAATCATATCTAAGGAGCCTCAAGAATCATGGTTAAACCTCTTAAAAGATATAAATAAAAAACCTGAAAGTGGAGGGAATTTTTGGTTTGATAAATGGATGTGTAAAAACAGAGATTTTTAG
- a CDS encoding VOC family protein — MKFSNVRLLVKDYDKCFKFYTEKLGLEAAWNLEGCYASFKVAEGIEGLAIFVSDLMAPAVGNTDKSQPTDCREKMMVSFEVGNVDETYNALLAKNVTFINQPTDMPNWGMRVAYLRDPEENLIELFTPLKTE; from the coding sequence ATGAAATTCAGCAATGTAAGACTGTTAGTCAAAGACTACGATAAGTGCTTCAAGTTTTACACCGAAAAACTTGGCCTAGAAGCGGCTTGGAATTTGGAAGGCTGTTATGCAAGCTTCAAAGTAGCCGAAGGTATTGAAGGATTGGCAATATTCGTGTCCGACCTTATGGCTCCTGCTGTCGGCAATACGGACAAAAGTCAGCCAACCGATTGCCGAGAAAAAATGATGGTGTCGTTTGAAGTTGGAAATGTTGATGAAACCTACAATGCGCTATTAGCAAAAAACGTTACCTTCATTAATCAGCCAACCGATATGCCCAATTGGGGTATGCGAGTAGCTTATTTGCGCGATCCCGAAGAAAATTTGATAGAATTATTTACACCGCTGAAAACAGAGTAG
- a CDS encoding GNAT family N-acetyltransferase — protein MKIEKITENKKQHLDLLLLADEQENMIDRYLPNGDMFALYDDELKSVCVVVPINSETCELKNIATYPKYQGKGYGRALINYISDFYKNNYKTMLVGTGETPTILSFYESCGFEKSHRVKNFFTDNYDHPMFDGDIQLVDMIYLKKDL, from the coding sequence ATGAAAATTGAAAAGATTACCGAAAATAAGAAGCAGCATCTTGACCTACTGCTGTTGGCCGACGAGCAGGAAAACATGATTGATCGGTATTTGCCGAATGGAGACATGTTTGCCTTATATGACGACGAGCTGAAAAGTGTTTGCGTTGTGGTGCCAATAAACAGCGAAACCTGCGAGCTGAAAAACATTGCAACCTATCCAAAATATCAAGGAAAAGGGTACGGTAGAGCATTGATAAATTACATTTCCGATTTCTACAAGAACAACTACAAAACAATGCTTGTCGGGACAGGGGAAACACCGACAATCCTATCGTTTTACGAAAGCTGCGGATTTGAAAAGTCACATCGAGTAAAGAATTTCTTCACAGATAATTACGATCATCCCATGTTCGATGGCGACATACAGCTTGTTGATATGATCTATCTTAAAAAGGATTTATAG
- a CDS encoding DUF2225 domain-containing protein translates to MKRIAVVLGLLLTLALSVRATEWSPVERTCPICKHKHEYQEIVSYGSYIYSWPSKYQYVFWPLTDNPSVYCCPVCHFSAYMWDFDKVPESKVDTLTKFLQTVKLDKEYKDYQDIPMTTRLEIAENVYKIIEQKSEFWCKFYRVLGYHYDQDKNAIKAKESRLKALETAKQMLADTTYRGQEKEILFIAAAMHNFVGQKDSALAYLDKASALTYKNKSWKVENAKGLDGYLSDLIKQYKEFIRKEDEK, encoded by the coding sequence ATGAAGAGAATTGCCGTTGTCCTTGGATTATTACTTACGCTGGCATTAAGTGTAAGGGCAACAGAATGGTCACCTGTTGAACGTACATGTCCTATATGCAAGCACAAGCACGAGTATCAAGAAATCGTAAGCTACGGAAGCTACATATACAGCTGGCCATCGAAATACCAGTATGTTTTTTGGCCCCTGACAGACAATCCATCTGTTTACTGCTGCCCCGTGTGCCACTTTTCTGCATATATGTGGGACTTTGACAAAGTTCCTGAAAGTAAAGTAGACACGCTTACCAAGTTTCTCCAAACAGTGAAGCTCGATAAAGAGTATAAAGACTACCAGGATATTCCAATGACAACTCGACTCGAAATAGCCGAAAATGTTTATAAAATAATCGAGCAAAAAAGTGAATTCTGGTGTAAGTTCTATCGTGTACTAGGATATCATTACGACCAAGACAAGAATGCGATAAAAGCCAAAGAATCTCGGCTAAAAGCGCTAGAGACTGCCAAGCAAATGCTAGCTGACACAACCTATCGTGGGCAAGAGAAGGAAATTCTCTTTATTGCTGCGGCAATGCATAACTTCGTAGGACAAAAGGATAGCGCCTTAGCTTACCTAGACAAGGCAAGTGCTTTAACCTATAAGAACAAGAGTTGGAAGGTCGAAAATGCCAAAGGCCTTGATGGCTATTTGTCAGATTTGATTAAGCAATACAAAGAATTCATCAGAAAGGAAGATGAGAAGTAG